The Salegentibacter sp. Hel_I_6 region CGATATCATCAACTTCCAGTTTACTTCCTGACTGGATTATTTTAAAACAAATAAAGAATATTATTGGTTTGCCAGCTGCTCTCTTAATGCTGAGTGCACCCCTTTTTGAGGTGTTATTTTTTTTAATGTATGCCTTTGTTTTCCCCTTTTTTGGAATATATAAGCTCATAATTTTAATTTCAGACTTCTTTGATATTGTTTTGAACGCAGCAACAATCCTGTATTTAGTTTTAGTTATAGGAACAATTTTCACAACCCTTTTCTGTGAAAAAGTCATAAGACTAATTAACTACGTAATGAATTATGATAAGTCAAGTAAAAGAATAAAATCAAATTTGGATTTGGCGTTATCACTTGCAAATAAAAACAGAATTAGATTTGTTATCTACCTCTCCTTTTTTCTTTATTTATTAATATTTTCAATAGAAAGGTTAAATAACATTCAGGTATTCGATACGGAGCAAATAAACTTTGCAGTGTTTTATTCATTTGCCACCTACATTGCGTTTGAGCGAATAATGCATAATCTAAATCTGATGAAAATACAGCCCAAAGTATTTTATTCCAAATTATATAAAGCTTGGGATAGTCACGGTTTTTTTGATAAATTTAAATAAAAGCCAGTGGGCAACAATATATCCTATGAAAAGCAATAAGTCCTTCTCTCAAATTTAATATTTTATTTTCTATTTTATTTCATTCTGATGATGTTTTTGGAGTGTTGAAATGTTGGCAAGTCTTTTCAGCACCTGCTTACTTGTCAATATTTCAATACTTATAACCTGCTCAGCATCCTATATGTGGTCCTCGCCTGGGCGATGCCACCAGCATCATTATGATTTTGATTATAAAAGCCTGTCCACTAGCTAAAAAATGTGATCCTAAATTGGCCACGTACATTGTTTTGTGATCCAGGCTGAAATTGGTTTTGAGCTGGTTAGTATTATTTTTTTTATGCAACCACACCTATTTGATAGGGAGTTTCTGTTTTTATAACTGCCAGAGTTCTACTGAGGAGTTTGTGAGCTATTTTAATAATAATCTTTTTGTCCTCTTTTCCTAAATGTGTACGATAGTAAGCTTGCATTACCGGATCTGTGCGAATGGCCTGCCAGGAAGCTTCGACAAAATAGGATCGGATCAGGCGGTTTGACCTGGGATTCATTCCCATAGCTTTATTTGAAGCACCACTTTGATGTATTCCCGGGGCAATACCAACATAACCTGCCAGGTGTTTTAAGGAATTGAACCGGCGCAGGTCTCCCAGTTCTGAGAGAATGCCCACGGCAACAATTCCACCAATACCTGGAATACTTTTTAAGAGATAATAATCTTTTTTATAATGTTTACGACAATACGCGCGGAGTTGATTGGTAACCTGTCGCAACTCCTGATCTGTGAACCTGAAACTGCGCGGCTGTTTAAGGTTTCACGGGCAGTATCAAATTCAAAAGACAGGTTGTCCAGCCAGTTTCGGTATTTGTGGCTCCAGTGGTCATTATCAAATTCCTCGGGTTCTTTGATTCCGAAGTAAAGTAGCTGCATTTTGATCATTGATTTAATGCGGCGCATCTCTTTAACGAGATCATTTCGACGACGGAATAGACTGCGGAGTTCCTCTCGTTTTTTATCGGGAACTACAATGGTTTCCAGGCGGTCATCCTTGAGTTCCCTGCTGATAAGCTGGGCATCGATTTTATCTGTTTTGGTATGTCGTTCTTTTCCTTTACGGTGAATATCTGCAGGATTGACAACTAAGGATTTCCAGCCGTAGCTTTCAAAAGAACGATGGGCATAGTAGCCACAACAGCCAGCTTCATAGGCAGTGGAAACTTCATACCCGTGAAAATGTTTATTCACGTATTGAAATAACTGTTCAGGAACAGGTGGCATGGAAAAGGATTTACCTGCAAAAAGATCGGTGCTGCAATGTATTTTCCAGCTTCTCTTGTGAATATCAATACCAACGTATAACTTTGGAATTGAAGCAGTAGATTGAGTGTCCATATCTTATCGTTTTTTTTATTTAAGATACTTGATTTACTGCTTTTTCATCGATGCTAAAAACAATGCTTAATTCAGTCTCAATCGAAACTCCGGGCTCGCTTGCAACGCCTGATTGTCCTGCGGACAATCACGCACGCCAGCTCGCACAGTTTTTATACGGGACGTTGGCTACAATTAAAAAATACAGTACCAATGAAATTTCAACTACTGATTTTAATTCTAATGTTTTCTAATACAAATTACGCCCAATCAAATCTAAAGGACATCTGTGGGGGATTTCAAGACGATGAATATTTTCCTCTAGATATTCAAAAAAAGAAAATAGTTTGGAAAGAAACCTTCTATCAAGAGATCTTAACCGACACTGTTACCATTGAAAATAAGAATTATGTAAAATTTATTCAAAATTGGGAAGACGGATCATCCAACGAGATCTATTTAAGAAAAGAAGATGGAATGATTAGACAATTTGAAGAATGTTGTGAATATGACACCACTAAATTACCAGATAAAATTTTTGAAGGGGCAGAATGGTTAAGTGCTGATTTTAAAAAAAAGCACGTGGTTTTAAGTTTGTCCGGTAAATTGAGCACCCCTTTTTGTAATTATGAAAATCTATTAGTGGTTGAAGTTTTAACTCGTGACTTCAAGGGGTATAACTATTTTTATAAAAAAGGGTTCGGATATGTTGGGGCAACTGAGAATGGAAAACTTTTCTCATACGTAAGTCCTGACTGAATAACTACCCACAACACTATATGAAAACAATGCTTGAATCAGTCTTGAATCGAAACTCCGTGCTCGCTTGCTGCGCTGATTGTTCTGCGGACAATCACACCCCCCGTTCGAACAGAAATGAAAACTAAAACCTCTATAAAGCATTGTGAATTTATTTTTCGCACTAATATTGATTTCTGCCGGTCTGTTTTTCGGAATCAGGACCTTAAAAGATTTCATCAAAAGAGAAAAAACAGATTTTGTTCAGGCAAACAATATAAAAATACTACTTGGAGAACTGACTCTCATCATACTCGGATTAATTTTGTTATTCCAGTATTATTTTGACCAAACCTGATTAATCAAAAGAACTGCTAACTCCGCGGCCAAGGAAATATGGCCATTTTTAATCGCGCATGTCGCAACGCTAGGCGAGAATATATAAAAACAAAACTTAAATTGATCTCAAATCGAAAGTCCATGCTCGATTGCAATGCTGATTGTCCTTCGGGAAATCACGCTCACAAGCTTTTTAATGACGAAAATTAAGATTACCGGGGGGTTAGGTAATCTTAGGCTAATGCCAAAAGTTATTTAGCTGTTCAATTTTTTTCTCAAATTATCAATATCGCTAAATATTTTAGAGTCAATTACCCGAGCATAGATTTGTGTAGTTGATATTTTAGAATGCCCTAAAAGCTTTGACACCGTTTCTATTGGAACTCCATTTGCCAAGGTAACGGTAGTAGCGAAAGTATGCCGGGCGGTATGAAAACTCAATTTCTTTTTAATTTTTAGTTTATCAGTAACTTCTCTTAAATATTCATTAGTTTTCTGATTGGAATAAACCGGTAATAATTTTTCTTTCCCATCAATTTTTGGATGCCCTTTATATCGGTCTAGAATTTCCTGAGCTTCTTTCAATATCGGTATACGAACGGCCGTATTAGTTTTACTTCTTCTGGTATAAATCCAATTTTTACCATCAATCCCAATTTGCAAATGATAATTTTTTAATGCCTTGACATCTGCATATGCCAGGCCAGTATAGCAAGAAAAAATAAAAATATCTCTGTTAATAGATAATACGGGTTTTTCTAATATTTCATTTTTAATCTTTTCAAGCTCTGTTTTGTTTAGGCATACCATATCTACTTGTTCAAAACGTAACTTGAATTTTTTAGTAGGATTTTTTTCAATCCAATCCAAATCTCCGGCTAGGCCCATTAACTTTTTGAAACGCTCCATATGCTTCATTACTCCATTATTATGAAGACCTGGCAAGGCTCGTAAAAAACTTTCAAATCCAAGAGTAAATTGATAATCAATCTGCTTTAAATAGATATCAGAAATATTTAAGTGTGTTTTTAGATATTTTTCAAGTAAGATTCTGTAGTGTAGTAGTTTTTCATTGTTCCATACTTCAGAATTTTATCCATTTTTTCTTTATGATAATTAATTAAATAGGTTAGTGTAAAATGTTGTTGATCACTTTTTAGGTATCGTGACTTGATTTTCTGTGCATTTATAATCTGGTCTTCTTTCACGAGAGTATCATATGCATCATATAATAATGCTTTGGTTTCATCAATCTTTTTATTGATCTGCTGACTTTCCATACTATTCCCTTTTATTCTATTTGCAGCCTGATTCCACTTATCAATTGGAATAGTACGTTTTAAACTAATTTCGAGGAATTTACCGTTAACGGTAATACGGGCATAAAGAAGGGCTAGATCTGATTTGTTTTTCTTTTTTCGGACAATAAAAGAAATAGAAAAGGTTTGACTGGTACGCATAGCTTTACAATTTAAATTAAACAATCATTAAGAATACGAAGTCAAACTGCACATGTAATTATAGAACATGAGACGTATAAAAATACAATAAAAAAGCTCACGATTAACTCACAGTTATAGCCATGAACTCACGATTAGGGATCATTCTCAAAAGTTGTGTGTGAATTGAAATAATAGTTTGATTTTTGTTTTCTAAACAGGAAGCATTGGATCCATATATAGACCTATTCAAGATATTATTGCCAGAATTATTAATCACCCATTTTGATCTTACCGGTCATCAAACAGAAGGAGATATATTACACCTACATTTTGAAGAGAAGCCGGAGATTCCTAAAGAGTTCTCCTCCCAGCTGGTCATAGCACACGGGTTCCATAAGGAAATAACAATCCAGGATTTTCCTGTACGTGGTAAAAAGGTATTCCTGCATATAAAACGCCGTCGGTGGCTCAATAAACAAAGCAAACAGGTTATTCAGCGTGACTGGAACTTAGTAGCACAGGGAACCCGTATGACCGTCGAGTTCGCTGCTTTTTTAAAAGTACTTGGTCAGTATTAAAGCCTCCGACTGTCATACCATCGGTGGATTTTACGGGGTCAATGGAAAGAAGCTCCAACGCCAGTACAAAAATTATTTAAGTGATTTTAAAGATTGGGATCAAAAATCCCATTCAAAGAAATGGCTCATCTTCCCCGAGAATATCAGCTCCAAGCTCTCTATAGATGAAACCGCACTCTCCAAAGGGGAGCTGTATACCATTATTGCCAATAAAAAAGCTAAGGGAAAAAAGGGCAGTATCGTAGCTATTTTCTCGGGAACCAAGGTAGAACCCATTATAGAACAGCTTCTTAAAATACCAACTTCAAAACGAGCCCGAGTCAAGGAGATCACCCTAGATATGGCCAATTCCATGAAAACCATTGCCAGGAAATGCTTCCCTAAGGCCATACAGGTCACCGACCGATTCCATGTGCAGAAACTCACCTTTGAAGCCCTGCAGGATATTAGGATCAAGCACCGATGGGAGGCTATAGATCTGGAGAACGAACAACTCAAACAAGCCAGGTTAAAACAGAAAAGTTTTAGTCCAGAAACCTTTGCTAATGGGGATACCAGAAAACAATTATTAGCCCGCAGCCGGTACCTGCTCTATAAAGCACCTTCAAATTGGACAGAGAACCAGCACGAGCGTAGCAAAATACTCTTCGAGCAATACCCCGATATAAAGTTGGCCTTTAAGCTTACACAAAGACTTAGAAATATATTTAACAATGCTAAGTCAAAAGAAGGGGCCTATACAAAACTAGCCCACTGGTACAAGGATGTAGAGGATACGGGGTTTAAGGCTTTTAATACCATAGCCAACACCATAACACTGAACTACAGATCCATTCTCAATTACTTTATCAACAGAAGTACGAATGCTTCAGCAGAATCCTTTAATGCAAAAATAAAAGCGTTTAGGGCTCAGTTTAGAGGAGTGAAAAATGTTGAATTCTTCTTATATAGATTAACTACAATTTTTGCTTAAACACAACAATATTAGGCTTGATCCACGATTAGCTCACATTAAATTTAAAATGTTTTGTTAAATATTGAGAAACAAAAAAGGGTAACTATATGAAAAACATACAATTACCCTTTATTTGTGATATTTTGATATCTTAAAAAGTCGGGATGACAGGAGTTTTAAAAGACCTTATTTGTCCTTTGAAACCGCGACTTTGTATTCTAAATTCTGGATATATTCACCGAATCATTCACTAAACTAGAAAGAACTATAAGATTAATTTTATTTGATCGTCTTTGGTGTTATAAAGATAGAAAAAATATTAATTTTAGTTTTATCCCAATATTTTTGGATATATAAATGGAATATAAGAATATCACCAATTATCCTCTTGTTCACTCTTCCTGATATATATTCAAATAGAGATTTATTAATAGAATTAATATGAACAATTGAATTTCTGGAATATTCTGTCATTGCACTTTTCATTTTTTTTCCTTTTGCAAATAGCTTGTCCAAACCCACCATATACTTGTATTATACCTTATGGCAGTGGTATTCGGCGCTAATCTGGGTTTACTGGGAATGGAAACCACACTACTTTGAACTCGACCTTCTTTTAAACCTCTGTAAAAATTTTAGTAAAAGCCCCCAGATAGTTTTTACCAAAAAAATCGTTCACTTCAAAAAAGGTGTATAACCAGCTTTGCCATGCACAGTATAATAGCAACTTTAAAACAATAGATGACTTAAGCATGGAAGACAGTGATTATGCCAGAAATTTGGCGGAACGTTTTTTAAGAAGCGTTCGTAAAGAAGGCGGTAAAAAACTTAAGGAGCTTGAGCTTCTGCATAATTCAAACACCTAAAAAAATTTACAGCACTCCAGTATCACTTGATAGCCCTATTCGTTATAAGGTGTTTTTCTCCAAAATTACTTTAATGTTTGGGTTAATTGCTGAAAAAGTGCAACAATAATACAAAACATTTCAAGGTAAATAAACGACGATTCAATACTATTCTATTGTAGTATTGTTTGATTGTCAAGACTTTTGAGTCATTAATCCTTTACATAACACTAATGACTCCAATAGAAGTTTTTTCCATGGCAAATGCAATAGTCCTACCCATGTGGTTCTTAATGATTTTTTTACCACAATGGAAAATCACAAGATTTCTAATAGCTCATAGGGTAATTCCAATAATACTAGCGGTCCTTTACACTGTTTATATCCTTCTGTATACAATGGACTATGGAATTATGGATTTTTCCAGTTTATCTTCCGTAATGACCATATTTACCCAGGAAAATGCAGTACTCGCTGGATGGCTTCATTATTTGGCCTTTGATCTTCTTGTAGGTATATGGATATTAAATCAAAACAAATTTCTGGGTTTGAATCAACTACTAATTGCCCCATGTCTTTTCTTAACATTCATGTTTGGCCCGTTAGGTTTCTTAATATTCATAGTCATAAAAGCAACTAAAAATAACAAACGATGAAGAACGAAACCGTAACCAAAGGAAGATTCATTCTCTCTTTTCACCAGGGAACTATTAAGAAAAATATGATTACCGATACTATTATTAGGCTATGGATAGATGCTCAAGGAAAAATTAATAACCTTCTTAAGCAAGTAAAATATGGAAGTTCAATGATTTACTGGACTGCGATAGTCATAATATTAATAGGCATTGGGTGTCTGGTAGGCCTCATCATCGATGACAGAACTCTTATGGGCGTTAATGTGTGGTTAAAACCTTTGAAGTTTTCAATTTCAATAGCGGTTTATCTTATTACCGTAGGCTATTTGATAACAAAGTATCCCTATTCAGAAAGAAAGAAACATTTAATAAATAATGCTACAGCCTGGTCATTGTTATTGGAATTTATAATCATTGTATTTCAGGCCTCAAGAGGTATTCACTCACATTATAACACCACCACCTCATTCGATGGAATTCTATTTTTGTCAATGGGTTTCTTGGTCGGCATAAATGTTTTATTAATGGTTCTGTTTATAGTTGATACAATACGTTTGAAACTGAACACCACCAAAGTTTTACAATGGGCAATATTGTTGGGTTGGCTTACAGTCTTTTTCGGTAGCTGGGTAGGTGGTCAAATGACCAGTCAATTGGCTCACAACATTGGGGTAGCTGATGGAGGAGCAGGATTACCTTTGGTCAATTGGAGCACTAAAGGAGGTGATTTAAGAATTGCCCACTTTTTTGCATTGCACGGCTTACAGATAATTCCGTTATTCGCTTTATGGGTTTCCAAAAAGTGGAGTTTATCCAGTAGAAATAATATTATTGTAGTAAGTATTTTTGGATTGTTATTCGCTTCTTGGATAGGCTTTATTTTTTATCAGGCGAAGCAGGGTATTCCTTTGCTCGCACAATAACTAATTTAATGTTTTACAATAAAGAAGAGCGTTTACTTTATTTAGGGTTTGATGATTTCTGGTTTAAAACTTTGGGCATTCTTACCTTAAGTTTTACCACGTATTTTCTATTTACCAATCCTTTCCAGGAACACCCAGTTAGCGAGATTATCATTAATTGGGGAATTTCGTTTTTGTTTTCCACCTTTGATTGGTTTATTATCAGGGCAATAATGATTCAGCTTCGAAACAAATTTCCTGACCTTAAGGATAGTGTACGGCGTATCGTTCTGTTTATTATTGCCATCATCATTACCGTAATTTTTGTAGATTATATTGGCCTTACGATGCTCTCATTTCTAACAAACGAAAATTATAATTTTGTTGGCCGATCCAAAGCATTACTTTCCATTATCCTTATCAGTATCATGACCATGGCAATTTATGAAGCTATTTATTTCTATGTGCGGCTTAAAAAATCTATTCGGGAAGAGGAACAATCAAAACAAGCCATTGTACAGGCACAACTGGACGTACTACGAAATCAGGCGCAACCTCACTTTTTCTTTAACACGCTAAATACGCTTCGTGATATCATCGATCAAAACTCCAAGCAGCAGGCCATGGTTTTCGTGGATAAGCTGTCCGATATTTATCGGTTTTTGTTGGAATCAGAAAATGCCAATTTAATTACCCTTAGAGATGAACTTAAATTTGCTAAAGCGTACACCCACATTCAAGCTGAACGTTTTGGGGACAATTTAAAAGTAATTTGGGATATTCCAGAAGTTTCCATGAAGGATATGATTGTACCAATGAGTATTCAACTATTGTTGGAAAATGCGATTAAACACAATGTTATTTCCAATGCTAAACCTTTAGTGATTAATGTCCTTGTCAAGGATGGTAAATTGGTAATCAACAATAGAATACAACCTAAATCATCGCAACTACCCTCTACTAAGATTGGCTTAAAAAATATAGAGCGGAGATACGCTTTGATTTCTAAGAATTCTATTGAAATTGAAAATGGTAAAGGGGAATTTACTGTTTCACTACCTTTATTAAGTACTTCTGAAGAAAAGAATAGTCATGAAGATATTGATCATTGAAGACGAAGCGCGAGCAGCAAGTCAGTTGAAGCGTATGATAAGCGCGTCCGGTTTTTATTATGAACTATTAGGCATAATTGATACAGTAGAAGATGCCATATTATGGTTTAAAAAAAACGAAGCTCCCGAACTGGTATTTATGGATATACAATTGGCCGATGGATTAAGCTTTGAAATTTTTCAGAAAATTGATTTGGAAGCTCCAATAATATTTACAACCGCATTTGACCAATACGCTATCCAGGCATTTAAAGTGAACAGTGTAGACTATTTGCTTAAACCCATTCAGCAGGAAAATTTAAATAATGCGCTTAGTAAATTCAACAAAAGCATTAAAAATGTACCGATAGAACCATACATTCTGAAACAACTTCTTGGCAGTATCCAGAGTAAGAATATACGTGAGGGGATATTGGTTAAGGAGGGAAATGGATTTCTACAGATCAAGACTTCGGAGCTATCTTATTGCTATTCAGAAAACAGCATCACTTTCGGTGTGGCTTCTGGAAAACGTTATATTATAAATGAAAATATTGATGAGTTATTTGATTCGCTTGATCAAAATAAATTCTTTCGAATCAACCGGGGACAAATTGTTTCTAAAACTTCTATTTCAAAAATAGAGTCATATTTTAATCATCGGGTCAAACTAGCTATAATAAATCCACGGGACCAGGAATTTATAGTCAGCAGATCCAAAACCAATGATTTCAAGGATTGGATGAATAGCTAAATTCTACTTCTAAATTAAATTGGAAAGCTGATCGCATGGGAAGAAATATCCTGCAAAACTTTAAAACGTTCAACTTCGGGTTTTAGTCCGCAAGATGTGTGCCTGTGGGCACAATCTTGATTGCTCCCGGTGGTCGCAATGAAAAAAAGAGATGTTTAAGGGTTATTATTATCATAAACAGAATAACCGATATAACTACTTGAAACTGGATCCTTATAAAAAGAATTACGCTTTTGCAACACAGTTGATAATTGTATAACCAGCATTTAAAAACTACATTTGGTTACTCAAAAGCTTAAACTTAATGAGAGAGGTTGATTTAGTAACAATTGCAGGGATAATTTCCACCTTCATAGCATTACTTTTGGCTATTTTTATTTTTTCGGTAGAATCAAAAAATAAAATCAGCAATAAGCTTTTCGCCTCTTTTTTGGTTTTAAATGCTTTGGAATTCTCCAGTTGGTTTTTGCGTCTATTTCTCGAAGAGCCTACTAATTTTGTAAATAACCTGCTTATAGCAAAGGATTTACTGGCTTATTTGCCAATGCCCATATTTTATTTGTACATATTATCTGTCTGTTATTCAGATTTTCAATTAAAACGGAAGCATTTATGGCATGCCTTGCCTTATTTAATCGCAAATTTAGTGATGCTCCCGAGGTTTTATCTGACCAATACCGCTCAAAAATTAGAACTATTCGGGGAGTATAATCATCTCTACGAAATTATCTTTTTACATATTTCGCTCCACCTGCAAGCTATTATATATTTAACCGCCGGATTTATAGTTTTAAACAAAGCCAGGAAAATTTTCCTGGAAAATTACTCCAGCAGTACCATAGCAACCTATAAATGGTTGTTTCAGCTATTGCTTTTTACATCACTGCTATATGCTGTCGCATTAATAAAGAATATTTTAAAGTATTACGGTGAAGTAGATGTATTTAATAATGCTCAAACTGTAGTAGTCTTGTTTGTTTTAGGTATTGTTTGCTGGTATGTGTTAAAAGCCCTTCGCTATCCCAATCTTTTTAGCGGGGTAGATTCCAAAATAGCTTTGACCCAAAATTTAGCTGATGAAAATGATAACGGGCAGGATCCAAATTACACCAACCAAATTGAGAACTTGACTTCTTATATGGAAACTGAAAAACCATATTTAAACCCTTCTTTATCTCTTAGGAATTTGGCTGACCAGATGGGAATGAATTCCAGGGAGCTTTCCATCATAATAAACCAGAAGTTGAATCAGCACTTTTTTGATTTTATAAATGGATATCGCATTAAAGAAGCCATGGATATTTTAACCGATCCGGCTAAAAAGGATGAAACTGTATTGGAGATTTTATATGAAGTAGGCTTTAATTCTAAATCTTCCTTTAATACGGCATTCAAAAAACATACAAGAAAGACGCCAACCGAATACAGGAAATCATCTTAAAATCTACTATTAAATAATACGTATAATTAACAATAATGAATCAGGTAAACTCATTAACAGTTATAGCAATCCTCTCGTGTTTTATCAGCCTGTTACTTGCTTCTTTTTTACTATCTGTAAAATCTAAAAATAAAATAAGCAATAAACTTTTTGCTACTTTTTTAATTTTAAGTGCCATAGATTTAAGCGGTTGGTTTCAATATTTATATCTCCCTGGTTTATCCAATTTTGGAATGGCGAAAAGTTTGCTTTCTTTTTTGCAAATGCCTGTTTTGTATTTTTATGTACTCTCTGTTTGTTATTCAGATTTTAAATTAAAACCAAAACATGCATGGCACATAATTCCTTTTGTGATTGCCAATTTAGTGATGATTCCGAGATTTTATAGTGTAAACACAATAAGTAAATATTCACTTTGGGAGGATTATAATAGAATTTATGAAGTTATTTATATTCATGTCTCTATAGAGCTACAGTTTATTATTTATATCATATTCATTTTTGTTATTTTAAATCGATATAAAAGAATATATCAACAAAATTTTTCTGATACTGGATCAAAAGTATTTCAATGGTTATTTCAATTCACATTCGTTTCGGCAGTTATTCATAGCGTTGTTA contains the following coding sequences:
- a CDS encoding IS110 family transposase, producing MGILSELGDLRRFNSLKHLAGYVGIAPGIHQSGASNKAMGMNPRSNRLIRSYFVEASWQAIRTDPVMQAYYRTHLGKEDKKIIIKIAHKLLSRTLAVIKTETPYQIGVVA
- a CDS encoding IS110 family transposase translates to MDTQSTASIPKLYVGIDIHKRSWKIHCSTDLFAGKSFSMPPVPEQLFQYVNKHFHGYEVSTAYEAGCCGYYAHRSFESYGWKSLVVNPADIHRKGKERHTKTDKIDAQLISRELKDDRLETIVVPDKKREELRSLFRRRNDLVKEMRRIKSMIKMQLLYFGIKEPEEFDNDHWSHKYRNWLDNLSFEFDTARETLNSRAVSGSQIRSCDRLPINSARIVVNIIKKIIIS
- a CDS encoding site-specific integrase gives rise to the protein MLLEKYLKTHLNISDIYLKQIDYQFTLGFESFLRALPGLHNNGVMKHMERFKKLMGLAGDLDWIEKNPTKKFKLRFEQVDMVCLNKTELEKIKNEILEKPVLSINRDIFIFSCYTGLAYADVKALKNYHLQIGIDGKNWIYTRRSKTNTAVRIPILKEAQEILDRYKGHPKIDGKEKLLPVYSNQKTNEYLREVTDKLKIKKKLSFHTARHTFATTVTLANGVPIETVSKLLGHSKISTTQIYARVIDSKIFSDIDNLRKKLNS
- a CDS encoding Arm DNA-binding domain-containing protein; the encoded protein is MRTSQTFSISFIVRKKKNKSDLALLYARITVNGKFLEISLKRTIPIDKWNQAANRIKGNSMESQQINKKIDETKALLYDAYDTLVKEDQIINAQKIKSRYLKSDQQHFTLTYLINYHKEKMDKILKYGTMKNYYTTESYLKNI
- a CDS encoding transposase, translating into MFSKQEALDPYIDLFKILLPELLITHFDLTGHQTEGDILHLHFEEKPEIPKEFSSQLVIAHGFHKEITIQDFPVRGKKVFLHIKRRRWLNKQSKQVIQRDWNLVAQGTRMTVEFAAFLKVLGQY
- a CDS encoding transposase, whose protein sequence is MVSIKASDCHTIGGFYGVNGKKLQRQYKNYLSDFKDWDQKSHSKKWLIFPENISSKLSIDETALSKGELYTIIANKKAKGKKGSIVAIFSGTKVEPIIEQLLKIPTSKRARVKEITLDMANSMKTIARKCFPKAIQVTDRFHVQKLTFEALQDIRIKHRWEAIDLENEQLKQARLKQKSFSPETFANGDTRKQLLARSRYLLYKAPSNWTENQHERSKILFEQYPDIKLAFKLTQRLRNIFNNAKSKEGAYTKLAHWYKDVEDTGFKAFNTIANTITLNYRSILNYFINRSTNASAESFNAKIKAFRAQFRGVKNVEFFLYRLTTIFA
- a CDS encoding ABA4-like family protein — protein: MTPIEVFSMANAIVLPMWFLMIFLPQWKITRFLIAHRVIPIILAVLYTVYILLYTMDYGIMDFSSLSSVMTIFTQENAVLAGWLHYLAFDLLVGIWILNQNKFLGLNQLLIAPCLFLTFMFGPLGFLIFIVIKATKNNKR
- a CDS encoding sensor histidine kinase, producing MFYNKEERLLYLGFDDFWFKTLGILTLSFTTYFLFTNPFQEHPVSEIIINWGISFLFSTFDWFIIRAIMIQLRNKFPDLKDSVRRIVLFIIAIIITVIFVDYIGLTMLSFLTNENYNFVGRSKALLSIILISIMTMAIYEAIYFYVRLKKSIREEEQSKQAIVQAQLDVLRNQAQPHFFFNTLNTLRDIIDQNSKQQAMVFVDKLSDIYRFLLESENANLITLRDELKFAKAYTHIQAERFGDNLKVIWDIPEVSMKDMIVPMSIQLLLENAIKHNVISNAKPLVINVLVKDGKLVINNRIQPKSSQLPSTKIGLKNIERRYALISKNSIEIENGKGEFTVSLPLLSTSEEKNSHEDIDH
- a CDS encoding LytTR family DNA-binding domain-containing protein; the encoded protein is MKILIIEDEARAASQLKRMISASGFYYELLGIIDTVEDAILWFKKNEAPELVFMDIQLADGLSFEIFQKIDLEAPIIFTTAFDQYAIQAFKVNSVDYLLKPIQQENLNNALSKFNKSIKNVPIEPYILKQLLGSIQSKNIREGILVKEGNGFLQIKTSELSYCYSENSITFGVASGKRYIINENIDELFDSLDQNKFFRINRGQIVSKTSISKIESYFNHRVKLAIINPRDQEFIVSRSKTNDFKDWMNS
- a CDS encoding AraC family transcriptional regulator translates to MREVDLVTIAGIISTFIALLLAIFIFSVESKNKISNKLFASFLVLNALEFSSWFLRLFLEEPTNFVNNLLIAKDLLAYLPMPIFYLYILSVCYSDFQLKRKHLWHALPYLIANLVMLPRFYLTNTAQKLELFGEYNHLYEIIFLHISLHLQAIIYLTAGFIVLNKARKIFLENYSSSTIATYKWLFQLLLFTSLLYAVALIKNILKYYGEVDVFNNAQTVVVLFVLGIVCWYVLKALRYPNLFSGVDSKIALTQNLADENDNGQDPNYTNQIENLTSYMETEKPYLNPSLSLRNLADQMGMNSRELSIIINQKLNQHFFDFINGYRIKEAMDILTDPAKKDETVLEILYEVGFNSKSSFNTAFKKHTRKTPTEYRKSS
- a CDS encoding AraC family transcriptional regulator; this encodes MNQVNSLTVIAILSCFISLLLASFLLSVKSKNKISNKLFATFLILSAIDLSGWFQYLYLPGLSNFGMAKSLLSFLQMPVLYFYVLSVCYSDFKLKPKHAWHIIPFVIANLVMIPRFYSVNTISKYSLWEDYNRIYEVIYIHVSIELQFIIYIIFIFVILNRYKRIYQQNFSDTGSKVFQWLFQFTFVSAVIHSVVILKNILKFVDFRENTFESVQLVLSILGLIVICWYVLKALRYPELFNGVNSNTVLVEDLNPREFHTNSKQINQLTSYMEKEKPYLNASLTIRNLADQMGMNSRELSITINQKLNQHFFDFVNGYRIQEAMDILVDPAKKDETVLEILYEVGFNSKSSFNTAFKKHTGKTPTEFRKIGLKSIT